In Methanothermobacter tenebrarum, the sequence ACCTACGCACAGGCCACAATGTATTGATCCGAGAGAAGACAACAATCGGAGACGACGTTCTTATAGGTACTAATACAGTCATAGAAGGCCACTCCAGGATAGGTGATAATGTTAGCATACAATCAAATGTTTATTTGCCGAAAAAAAGTTACATAGAGGATAATGTATTCATAGGGCCATGTGCTTGTTTCACCAATGACAGATACCCTGTAAGGGTAAAATATAAACTCAGAGGCCCCATAATAAGGAAGGGAGCGTCCATAGGTGCTAACACGACCTTCCTCTCGAATATTGAGGTTGGAGAAGGGGCTATAGTAGCCGCGGGTGCTGTTGTCACAAGGAACGTGCCGCCATGGTCCCTTGCCATAGGAGCCCCCGCAAAAATCAAAGCACTACCACCAAAACTTAAAGTACCAAACAGAATCTAAAAAAAGAATATCAGATCACACAAAATAATTATTCAAATTTTAAAAAGACCCCCTCTGCAAAGGAGAAAATGAATCACAGATGAACTATAATGGCGACTATCAAATGCTTGATAAGGGGATCCATCCAGTTTACCTTTTTAGAATACCATCTTGTACAAGTTTAAAATACCGTAAAAAAGAGTTTCCTAATATGATTTCCCCAAAAAGCTTACGAAATTAGCGAAACTTGAAAAATAATCGTTATAAACATTACAGGGTCATTTCCACGATTCAATGGTGAAAACATTTTATGCTATCAGAGTAAGGTTCAAAATTTGAAAGGAGTCATGTACATGATGTTATCCGAGTATACTATGAATCGCGGAAACAATCTTGATAGGAACCTTAATACCGTGGTTCGTCTCCTAACGCCTTAGAAACGCTACCAAGTCCTTGATAATCTGCGACAAGCCCCACAGTATATGGGAGTGTACTTGCAGGAAGCCCCATGCAAAGCGTGAGGACAATTCAACCTCTTGAATATAATCCTATCATCTCTGTTTTTTCGATTATATGCCCATCCATGGCCCTTAAGAGCTCCTCCTTGGATGTTCCGGGTTCAAGGTTAAGGCTCGTGTCCAGGGCATATAATTTGAAGTAGTATCTATGCACGCCAAATGGTGGGCATGGACCACCATATCCTATACGCCCAAAATCGTTAAATCCTTGTTTGATCCCGTTTTCCAACTCTCCAACTTTCTCAACACCCTCTGGGAGACCGTTAAGTTCTGGAGGTATGTTGAATATCAGCCAGTGTGTCCAGGTTTTGGATGGTGCGTCTGGATCATCAGATATTATGGCGAGTGTAACAGTCCCTTCGGGCACATCCTCCCAGGTGAGTGGTGGTGAAACATCTTCACCATCACAGGTATGCTTTTTCGGTATTCTCTCCCCATCATTAAAGGCGCTACTTCTAATCTTCAACGGCTAAACACCCCCAAAATAGTATATTATCTTATTCATGAAATAATTTATCGATGGATCATAAAATAAATGTACCCTCAGATAATAAAATTTTTGTAAAGACGCAAGCCTATCTTAAACTTAAAAGTGTGCTAGAGGATCTGAAGTATAAGAAAGGGAAGATAGTACATGTTATAGGCACTCCTGGTACTGGTAAATCAGCGAACATTTACAAGGCCATAGACGAGCTTGGACTCAGAGTATATGATGTAGAATGCCACCTTAAGAACCTGTCAGCAAACCCACAAGAAGTCCTCAAGAATATAATAGATAATATTAAGGAGTCATTAGATGTTAACGGGGAGGATGAAGCTTATAGGCGCCTTTCAGCCTTTGATGCTGTTCTGTTCGCTGACAGATTCCATGACAGCCACCTCATAAAAGATGATGTTCATGGTTTTAGTGAATGGACCCTGAAATCTAGGAAAACCCCCTACTTTTATCTGCTCTGCATCAAAGAATACCTAAGACACAAGAAAGAGTTCAAGAATCTTAACATCATATTCCAGACAGCATGGAGACTAAAAATAGGAGATAAAAAATATGATATCTTCACAGACATCCCCATAATCTCAAAGATGCTCTCAAAAATCCTAGGAATGATATTCACAGTAGTCAGGATAGAATACACGCCCAAGGAGACTATCAAGATCATTAAGGCACATTTAGACGTTGAAGAGGATAGAATCAAAAAATATATCAGAGTATATGGTTGCAGGCCCCGCTATATACTAGACAAAGTTAGAAAAGTCTAGTAGCCCCCACAGAGAGTATCACTGGTGGTATAGGATGTTAAAAGCTCTTTTAAGGTCAACTAGGATCACCTGGACGGCTAAGAATATCCATATGTATCTTCTCGTCCTTACCTATGCCCACGAGTATAAAACGGCTTTCAGTCCACTGGAATTCCTCTCAGGGCTTCTCATTGTATCAATACTCTGGGGTGGACTCTATTCCCTTAATGATCTTACAGATATTGAAGTTGATAAAAGGGACAGGTTAAAATCTAACAGACCATTCACAGGAGGGGATGTAAGACCAAGGATGGTCCTATTATTTATATCAGCCTTGATAGTATCCTCATTAGCGTTTTCAATCCTTTTAAACCCACTCTTCACTATAATACTCCTTTTAATGGTCTTAAACCAGCTCTTGTATACTCTGCCCCCCTTAAGGTTGAAGGAAACCCCCCTCGCACCATTAAATAGCACAGCAACTAACAATATTCTAAGATTAGCCTCTGCAAGCATACTAGTAGGGGGCCTCCTTATTATCCCAGCCAGTATTTACATTTTAATGTTCACAGCAGGACTGGGAACATATCTCATGTATAAGAAGAAACTTAAAGAAACAACCATAGTATCCATAATATTCTTCTTAATCATATACTATGCGTATAGTAACCGTGATATAAGCCTTTCACAGATCCTAATAGTAATATTACCATCCTTTATGGCCACAATACCACTATATCTCTCCAATATAATGGAAAGAGAGAAGATGATCAAATTAGCGGATATAATCTATCATAGGATGTTATCAGTCTTTTATCTGGCCTGTATAATCATCCTACTCCTCTTAAAATAGCCTTCCAAGTTTTAAGAGGGCCCTTGGGGAAACCTTCACCAATTTTTTAACAAGTTCCGTTGTGCTTATCTTCTCAAATTCCACATCCTTAAAGGCTTCCGCGATTGAGTCAAGTTCATCGTCACTGAGACTTAACATGTAATCCTTCACCTTAAGATACCTATTGATATCTTTACCTATACTCTCATAGGCTAGTTTCTCATATTCACTAAGCCTTTCCTTGGATGTGTCATTATCTTTCATGGCCTTGGCCGCGACCCTACCTGCTAGCATGCTACCCGTCATCCCAGATATTATACCCCCACCCGTGAGTGGGTTGACCTGGCCTGCAGCATCACCCACAACCATCAAACCATCAGTTACTAGCTTTTTTGGCATTCCACCTACCGGGTCCCCGCCTATATTTAATTCAACTGGTTGAGCGTTCCTGGTGGCTGGACAATCTTCCACAAATTCTAGTAGGTGCTCGTATGCGCTCTTATTGGTCCTGGTTGAAAGGACGCCGAGTCCTACGTTAGCTATATCATCCCCCTTCGGGAATATCCAAGCATAACCCCCAGGGGCGACACTCCCGAAATAAAATTCTATGCAATGATTATCCTCCATTTCAACACCAACCATCTCAAATTGTGCTGCTGATTCCATGTCCTTTGGCTTGGTGGCGGTTTTGAGACCAGCCCACCTTGCAACCCTTGATTCGGGTCCGTCAGCTGCTATAATTATACGCGCTTTTATCTGGAATTCTTCCCCCATTGTCTCAAGGTCCACAATGTAACCATCATCTACCCGTTGCAAGCCCCTTGCAAGGGTTTTTATCATGATCCTCGAACCGGCCCTGGCAGCGTCCATTGCCAGGTGCTTGTCAAAGACTTTCCTTTCTAATATGTAACCTGCTTCCGGGAGTTCAACCTTTTCAGATGTTAACCAGACACTGGTACCATTGGGTGATACAAGGCGCACACCCTCTATTTTCCTTGTTATCCACTGGGGGTTGGGTTTTATCCCGAGGGATTCGAGTCCGCCCATGGAAACCCCCTCCGCGCAACGTTTAGGCGCGCCTATCTCAGACTTTTTATCTACTAGGATTACATCACAGCCTCCGAGGGCCGCGTGTTTAGCCGCGGTTGAACCTGCCGGGCCTGCGCCGATTACAAGCACGTCTGTTCTGATCATCTACTATCACTCCTCTGGTTCAAGAGCCCCTATAGGACATACTTGCATACAGAGTCTACAATCTTTACATTCCTTCTTTGAAAATATTATAGATGTCTCCTTAACTTCTATCAAGTTCCTGGGGCATACTCCTGCACATTCTCCGCAATACATGCACCAATCGTTAACCTTCATCCTTTCATCCCCATAGTATGGTTGAGGTTCTAGGATCTTGAGGTGTTCCCGGGTGATGTTCCATCTGGTGATGGTTGGTCGGGGGATGGTGTGCTTGTATCATTTCCCGGATATTGTTGTGTGGGCTGCTGCTGTTGTGTAGGTTGTGTAATGGTTGGTTCATCCGCTGGTTGGTCACTTGAATTATTGGTTATGTTAAGGATTGGGTTTTGTGTTGATGAGAGTCCTAGGGTCCATCCTATTACCAAGCCTATTAGTAGGGCTCCCACGCCCACTATTAACATCTTCTGGTCCACTTTTATCACCTTAATTTAACTTCTTTTTCAAGTATATTAAGTATCTCACCCCTTAGGGTTAGGAAGTCTTTACTTAGTCTGTCTCTTATCCTCTCTATTTCAACTTTAAATGTTCGCAGTATTCTACCAGGTCTTACGCTTAGGACCACTATCCTATCTGCTAGGAATACTGCCTCATCCACGTTATGTGTTACGAATATTATGGTTTCATTTGTTTTCTCCCATATGTATAAAAGTTCTTTTTGTAGTAGGTTTCGTGTTTGTATGTCCAATGCTGCGAATGGTTCGTCCATGAGGAGAAACTTAGGATTATTTGCAAGGGCCCTTACTATTGCAACTCTCTGTTTCATACCCCCTGAAAGTTCATATGGGTATGCGTCCTTGAAATCTTCTAATCCGACCAGTTTAAGGTATTCCATGGCGATTTTTTCCCTTTCACCCTCTTCTAGTCCTTTAAGTTCTAATCCGAAGGTCACGTTCTCGAGTACGGTTCGCCATGGGAAGAGGGTGTATTGTTGGAATACGAATCCCCTATCGGCTCCGGGTCCCTTGACCGGCTTGCCATCGGCGAATACTCTGCCTGTGGTGGGCTCTTCTAGGCCTGCGATTATCCGCAATAGTGTGGTTTTACCGCAACCTGAAGGTCCTACTATGCATAGGAATTCACCATCCTCAACCTGGAGGTTTATATCCTCTAGTATGGGCCTGTCCTTGAATTTCTTCGAAAGCCCCTCTATCTTTAATGGCATCCTCAAACCCCTCACATTAGATGGTTTTACCCCTCCATGGGATGTATTTTTCCTCCACCCTTGAGAGTAGCTGGTCGATGGCGAATCCTATAAGGCCTATGGTGAGCATGCCCACTACGACTTCGCCCGTGTCGAGTAGGCGCATAGCCTCCATGATAAGGTATCCTAGGCCTGATTTGGCTGCTATCATCTCAGCCGCTACTGTGCACATGAATCCTATGCCGAAGCCAACCCTCAAACCTAGTAGTATCCCTGGGGAGGATGCTGGTAACACAACCTTAGTCAGCACCTGTCCTTCGGTGGCTCCTAGTGTGCATGCTGCTTCGATGAGCACCCTTTCCACGCCCTTGACGGCGTCTAGGCTATTTAGGAGTATTGGGAAGAATGATCCTATGAATATTATGAATGCCTCTGCTTTAAGCCCTAGGCCGAACCAGAGGAGGGCGAATGGAACCCATGCCAATGGGGGTATAGGCCTCAATATTTGTATTATCGGGTTGAAAAGCCTCTCCAGGGTCTTGGACCAGCCTATGCCTATTCCTAGTGGTATTGCGATTATAGCTGCTGCGGTGAATCCTGTGACAACCCTTAATAGTGTGCTCATGGCATGTAAAAACAATTCTCCAGTTATTAGCAGGTTGTAGAATGCTACTAGGACCTCATATGGGCTTGGGAGGATATATGATGGTATCAGGTTGGTGAATGTTAATATTGACCAGACTACGATCAGTATCACTGGTATGATTAGTGCTTCGAAGAATTTCTTCAAAATCGTCCACCCTCTTGGTCTTATCCCTTTTATGGTAGGTACTCTAGGTTGAAGATATCATCCCTTTTAAGGTCCTTTTTAATATAGCCCAGTTGTTTTTCTATTTCAACAAACTTCAGGACATTGTCTATAAAGGAACCTGTGGGTACTGCGAGGAATTTCATGTTCTGGAATGCCCTCTTTTCTACTTCAGGGTCTGTCCCAAGGGTTTTGGCTACTATGGATGCTGATTCGTCCTTGTGACTGTTAAGGTATTCGGTGGCCTCTACATGGATCTTTAGGAATTTTCTTAGCTGGTCTGGGTGTTCTTTTATGAATTGGTCTGTGGCTATCACCACACAGCATGGGTGATCCTTCCATATATCCCTGGAATATGCGATGGCGTGCCCGTAACCCTTCTGTTCCGCCATGGAAACATAGGGTTCCCATGCTATGAAACCGTCTATTCTCCCTGCTTCTAGGGCCTTTGGCATTAGTGGGACTTGCATTTCTATGATGTTAACATCTTCTGGGTTTATGCCATGTTCTTTCAGTGCCATCTGTAATAGTAC encodes:
- a CDS encoding ABC transporter ATP-binding protein; the protein is MPLKIEGLSKKFKDRPILEDINLQVEDGEFLCIVGPSGCGKTTLLRIIAGLEEPTTGRVFADGKPVKGPGADRGFVFQQYTLFPWRTVLENVTFGLELKGLEEGEREKIAMEYLKLVGLEDFKDAYPYELSGGMKQRVAIVRALANNPKFLLMDEPFAALDIQTRNLLQKELLYIWEKTNETIIFVTHNVDEAVFLADRIVVLSVRPGRILRTFKVEIERIRDRLSKDFLTLRGEILNILEKEVKLR
- a CDS encoding acyltransferase, with translation MPDIRSLLFGDREEEWTRKRETENIIIGYGYKKFSKPPIIGKNPLIRSNTVIYNDVTIGDNLRTGHNVLIREKTTIGDDVLIGTNTVIEGHSRIGDNVSIQSNVYLPKKSYIEDNVFIGPCACFTNDRYPVRVKYKLRGPIIRKGASIGANTTFLSNIEVGEGAIVAAGAVVTRNVPPWSLAIGAPAKIKALPPKLKVPNRI
- a CDS encoding ABC transporter permease, with translation MKKFFEALIIPVILIVVWSILTFTNLIPSYILPSPYEVLVAFYNLLITGELFLHAMSTLLRVVTGFTAAAIIAIPLGIGIGWSKTLERLFNPIIQILRPIPPLAWVPFALLWFGLGLKAEAFIIFIGSFFPILLNSLDAVKGVERVLIEAACTLGATEGQVLTKVVLPASSPGILLGLRVGFGIGFMCTVAAEMIAAKSGLGYLIMEAMRLLDTGEVVVGMLTIGLIGFAIDQLLSRVEEKYIPWRGKTI
- a CDS encoding 4Fe-4S binding protein; amino-acid sequence: MKVNDWCMYCGECAGVCPRNLIEVKETSIIFSKKECKDCRLCMQVCPIGALEPEE
- a CDS encoding ABC transporter substrate-binding protein, producing MVERKWIIATIIILVIVGAAYTLYPRPEERVIRVGHLKDDHHSALFIAQAKEMYEKEGLKVETIEFNAGPDLVKAAATGQIDIGYCGTPPAVTGIAKGVPIKIVAAVNQEGSGIVVGENTGIQKIEDLKGKTIAIPMKGSIQDVLLQMALKEHGINPEDVNIIEMQVPLMPKALEAGRIDGFIAWEPYVSMAEQKGYGHAIAYSRDIWKDHPCCVVIATDQFIKEHPDQLRKFLKIHVEATEYLNSHKDESASIVAKTLGTDPEVEKRAFQNMKFLAVPTGSFIDNVLKFVEIEKQLGYIKKDLKRDDIFNLEYLP
- a CDS encoding NAD(P)/FAD-dependent oxidoreductase; the protein is MIRTDVLVIGAGPAGSTAAKHAALGGCDVILVDKKSEIGAPKRCAEGVSMGGLESLGIKPNPQWITRKIEGVRLVSPNGTSVWLTSEKVELPEAGYILERKVFDKHLAMDAARAGSRIMIKTLARGLQRVDDGYIVDLETMGEEFQIKARIIIAADGPESRVARWAGLKTATKPKDMESAAQFEMVGVEMEDNHCIEFYFGSVAPGGYAWIFPKGDDIANVGLGVLSTRTNKSAYEHLLEFVEDCPATRNAQPVELNIGGDPVGGMPKKLVTDGLMVVGDAAGQVNPLTGGGIISGMTGSMLAGRVAAKAMKDNDTSKERLSEYEKLAYESIGKDINRYLKVKDYMLSLSDDELDSIAEAFKDVEFEKISTTELVKKLVKVSPRALLKLGRLF
- a CDS encoding UbiA family prenyltransferase translates to MLKALLRSTRITWTAKNIHMYLLVLTYAHEYKTAFSPLEFLSGLLIVSILWGGLYSLNDLTDIEVDKRDRLKSNRPFTGGDVRPRMVLLFISALIVSSLAFSILLNPLFTIILLLMVLNQLLYTLPPLRLKETPLAPLNSTATNNILRLASASILVGGLLIIPASIYILMFTAGLGTYLMYKKKLKETTIVSIIFFLIIYYAYSNRDISLSQILIVILPSFMATIPLYLSNIMEREKMIKLADIIYHRMLSVFYLACIIILLLLK
- a CDS encoding YbhB/YbcL family Raf kinase inhibitor-like protein, whose product is MKIRSSAFNDGERIPKKHTCDGEDVSPPLTWEDVPEGTVTLAIISDDPDAPSKTWTHWLIFNIPPELNGLPEGVEKVGELENGIKQGFNDFGRIGYGGPCPPFGVHRYYFKLYALDTSLNLEPGTSKEELLRAMDGHIIEKTEMIGLYSRG
- a CDS encoding ATP-binding protein → MDHKINVPSDNKIFVKTQAYLKLKSVLEDLKYKKGKIVHVIGTPGTGKSANIYKAIDELGLRVYDVECHLKNLSANPQEVLKNIIDNIKESLDVNGEDEAYRRLSAFDAVLFADRFHDSHLIKDDVHGFSEWTLKSRKTPYFYLLCIKEYLRHKKEFKNLNIIFQTAWRLKIGDKKYDIFTDIPIISKMLSKILGMIFTVVRIEYTPKETIKIIKAHLDVEEDRIKKYIRVYGCRPRYILDKVRKV